From a single Oncorhynchus tshawytscha isolate Ot180627B linkage group LG33, Otsh_v2.0, whole genome shotgun sequence genomic region:
- the LOC112230967 gene encoding transmembrane protein 203, with translation MLFSLQELVQWLGFATFELFLHLGALLVFSVLVALRADLFAPGMSWWLVFAPLFAADGLSTYFTAIVSIRLYQENEKRLAVLRLLWVLMVLGLKLVCEVLLCQKLVEQEQARNLWFGPIVSPLFILLQLLMIRACRVN, from the coding sequence ATGCTGTTCTCCCTGCAGGAGCTGGTCCAATGGCTGGGCTTTGCCACGTTCGAGCTCTTCCTCCACCTGGGAGCTCTGCTGGTCTTCAGTGTGCTAGTAGCGCTGCGGGCTGACTTGTTTGCCCCTGGCATGAGCTGGTGGCTGGTCTTCGCCCCTCTGTTTGCCGCTGATGGCCTCAGCACCTACTTCACGGCTATTGTATCCATCCGGCTGTACCAGGAGAATGAGAAAAGGCTAGCAGTGCTGAGGCTGCTGTGGGTGCTGATGGTGCTCGGCCTCAAGCTGGTGTGTGAGGTGCTGCTGTGCCAGAAGTTGGTTGAGCAGGAACAGGCACGCAACCTGTGGTTTGGTCCTATCGTCTCACCGCTCTTCATCCTCCTGCAGCTACTGATGATCCGCGCCTGCCGTGTCAACTGA
- the LOC112230966 gene encoding delta-aminolevulinic acid dehydratase isoform X1, producing MKPVDSLLHSGYFHATLRCWQSCASDLRPENLIYPIFVTDSPDAVEPIASLPGQARYGVNKLEGMLRPLVEKGLKCVLIFGVPAKIAKDERGSGADTGDTPAVLAVKKISSLFPDLLMACDVCLCPYTSHGHCGILREDGTLDNGASCQRLAEVALAYARAGCHIIAPSDMMDGRVGAIKQSLMSNDMGNKVSVLSYSAKFASCYYGPFRDAAQSTPAFGDRRCYQLPPGARGLALRAVDRDVKEGADMLMVKPGLPYLDIVREVKDKHPNHPLAVYNVSGEFAMLWHGAQAGAFDLRTAVLESMTAFRRAGADIIITYYAPQLLTWLKE from the exons ATGAAGCCGGTAGATTCTCTCCTCCACAGTGGCTATTTTCACGCAACACTCAGATGCTGGCAGAGCTGTGCCTCAGACTTGAGACCTGAGAATCTTATTTACCCCATCTTCGTCAC TGACAGTCCTGATGCTGTGGAGCCCATCGCTAGTCTACCAGGCCAGGCCAG ATATGGAGTGAATAAACTGGAAGGCATGCTACGCCCCCTTGTGGAGAAAGGCTTGAAGTGTGTGCTGATTTTCGGCGTGCCTGCCAAAATCGCTAAG GATGAGAGGGGTTCGGGTGCAGACACAGGTGATACTCCGGCAGTATTGGCTGTGAAGAAGATAAGCTCTCTGTTCCCTGACCTGCTGATGGCCTGTGACGTCTGCCTCTGTCCCTACACCTCACATGGACACTGTG GAATCTTGCGGGAGGATGGCACTCTGGACAATGGTGCCAGTTGCCAGCGTCTGGCAGAAGTGGCATTGGCCTACGCCCGTGCTG GCTGTCACATCATTGCACCCTCTGATATGATGGATGGGCGAGTGGGAGCCATCAAACAATCACTGATGTCCAATGACATGGGCAACAAG GTTTCTGTACTAAGCTACAGTGCTAAATTTGCTTCCTGTTACTATGGTCCCTTCAG agaTGCAGCACAGTCCACACCAGCATTTGGAGACCGGCGTTGTTATCAGCTGCCACCTGGTGCAAGGGGCCTGGCACTGCGAGCTGTG GACAGAGATGTCAAGGAGGGGGCAGATATGCTGATGGTGAAGCCAGGACTGCCCTATCTGGACATAGTGAGGGAGGTCAAAGACAAG CACCCCAATCACCCACTGGCGGTGTATAACGTGTCAGGGGAGTTTGCCATGCTGTGGCATGGAGCTCAGGCTGGAGCCTTTGACCTGCGCACCGCTGTACTGGAGTCTATGACCGCCTTCCGCAGGGCAG GTGCTGACATCATCATCACCTACTACGCACCTCAACTGCTCACCTGGCTGAAAGAGTAA
- the LOC112230966 gene encoding delta-aminolevulinic acid dehydratase isoform X2 encodes MLRPLVEKGLKCVLIFGVPAKIAKDERGSGADTGDTPAVLAVKKISSLFPDLLMACDVCLCPYTSHGHCGILREDGTLDNGASCQRLAEVALAYARAGCHIIAPSDMMDGRVGAIKQSLMSNDMGNKVSVLSYSAKFASCYYGPFRDAAQSTPAFGDRRCYQLPPGARGLALRAVDRDVKEGADMLMVKPGLPYLDIVREVKDKHPNHPLAVYNVSGEFAMLWHGAQAGAFDLRTAVLESMTAFRRAGADIIITYYAPQLLTWLKE; translated from the exons ATGCTACGCCCCCTTGTGGAGAAAGGCTTGAAGTGTGTGCTGATTTTCGGCGTGCCTGCCAAAATCGCTAAG GATGAGAGGGGTTCGGGTGCAGACACAGGTGATACTCCGGCAGTATTGGCTGTGAAGAAGATAAGCTCTCTGTTCCCTGACCTGCTGATGGCCTGTGACGTCTGCCTCTGTCCCTACACCTCACATGGACACTGTG GAATCTTGCGGGAGGATGGCACTCTGGACAATGGTGCCAGTTGCCAGCGTCTGGCAGAAGTGGCATTGGCCTACGCCCGTGCTG GCTGTCACATCATTGCACCCTCTGATATGATGGATGGGCGAGTGGGAGCCATCAAACAATCACTGATGTCCAATGACATGGGCAACAAG GTTTCTGTACTAAGCTACAGTGCTAAATTTGCTTCCTGTTACTATGGTCCCTTCAG agaTGCAGCACAGTCCACACCAGCATTTGGAGACCGGCGTTGTTATCAGCTGCCACCTGGTGCAAGGGGCCTGGCACTGCGAGCTGTG GACAGAGATGTCAAGGAGGGGGCAGATATGCTGATGGTGAAGCCAGGACTGCCCTATCTGGACATAGTGAGGGAGGTCAAAGACAAG CACCCCAATCACCCACTGGCGGTGTATAACGTGTCAGGGGAGTTTGCCATGCTGTGGCATGGAGCTCAGGCTGGAGCCTTTGACCTGCGCACCGCTGTACTGGAGTCTATGACCGCCTTCCGCAGGGCAG GTGCTGACATCATCATCACCTACTACGCACCTCAACTGCTCACCTGGCTGAAAGAGTAA